In Nitratiruptor sp. YY09-18, a single window of DNA contains:
- a CDS encoding glycosyltransferase family 4 protein: protein MRIVQLLPELNQGGVERGVVELSRELVRRGHESIVISAGGKLVKQIEADGGRHIQFDVASKNIFTVPSRIAKLRKIFAKIQPDIIHVRSRVPAWLSFFAKNAPFVTTVHGFNSINFYSKIMTRGDRVICVSNPVKEYVVEHYKVDEQKIRVIHRGIDLELFNPASLDREFMEKFSAKFDLAGKFVITTVGRITQLKDYETFIEAVTILRKKRKDLKALIVGGVHKDKQDYFASLQQLVAQKGLEKMIEFCGSQSKIAEIYALSDVVVSSSKKPESFGRSIAEAMAMNTPVVAPAHGGALDICKDGYGALFLPSDAQDLAQKIEQVEPKEGMRDYIARNFSLHQMVEKTLEVYKELC, encoded by the coding sequence ATGAGGATTGTGCAGCTTCTACCAGAGCTCAATCAAGGTGGAGTTGAAAGAGGTGTGGTTGAATTGAGTCGTGAGCTTGTCAGGCGAGGGCACGAAAGTATTGTGATAAGCGCAGGTGGAAAACTGGTCAAACAGATTGAGGCTGATGGAGGAAGACATATACAGTTTGATGTAGCTAGCAAAAATATCTTCACCGTACCTTCTCGCATTGCAAAACTAAGAAAGATTTTTGCAAAAATCCAGCCAGATATCATTCATGTACGAAGTCGTGTTCCAGCATGGCTTAGTTTTTTTGCCAAAAATGCTCCATTTGTCACTACTGTGCATGGATTTAATAGCATCAATTTCTATAGCAAAATCATGACAAGAGGTGACCGCGTCATTTGCGTTAGCAATCCAGTCAAAGAGTATGTTGTAGAGCACTACAAAGTAGATGAGCAAAAGATTCGAGTCATTCATAGGGGTATCGATCTGGAACTTTTTAATCCTGCAAGTCTTGATAGAGAATTCATGGAAAAATTTAGCGCTAAATTTGATCTCGCTGGAAAATTTGTCATAACAACTGTTGGACGTATTACACAACTTAAAGATTATGAGACATTCATCGAAGCAGTAACAATTTTGCGTAAAAAAAGAAAAGATTTAAAAGCTCTCATTGTAGGAGGCGTGCATAAAGATAAGCAAGACTACTTTGCTTCTTTGCAGCAGTTGGTTGCACAAAAGGGCTTGGAAAAAATGATAGAGTTTTGCGGGTCGCAGAGTAAAATAGCAGAAATTTATGCGCTCAGTGATGTAGTAGTGAGTAGTTCCAAAAAACCTGAGAGTTTTGGTAGAAGCATTGCTGAAGCGATGGCTATGAATACTCCTGTGGTAGCACCTGCACATGGAGGTGCACTCGATATTTGCAAAGATGGCTATGGTGCGCTTTTTCTTCCAAGTGATGCACAAGACTTGGCACAAAAAATTGAGCAGGTAGAGCCAAAAGAGGGTATGCGCGACTATATCGCTCGCAATTTTTCTCTGCATCAGATGGTAGAGAAGACATTGGAAGTCTATAAGGAGCTTTGTTGA
- a CDS encoding glycosyltransferase, whose amino-acid sequence MKILQFIASSKYVGAERSFVELCNELAKQEEIVALVVRGCEYKERFFPKVEVIELHSNPSRYNPFLYLEIAKIIKKLQPDIVHAHSAKATQILYRLWRFMKFAFVATKRNTRKDKIFHKVPYPVTVSKQAAKIVDNPNTTVIYDGIIPHEVACNKEDIFTILAIGALRPVKCFDDLIESVRDLDFPFKLWIVGEGEEREKLENLIQKYDLQGKVELLGYREDTPCLQKRAHLQIINSEREGFARVLKEGLFYSDVVISTPVSGSVEILSKKLLFAHGEAAQKIQDIYNNYEEYKKEFAKIKEMYAKDFLLQKSAQKYLNLYKRVLSKKG is encoded by the coding sequence TTGAAGATTTTGCAGTTTATTGCAAGTTCTAAGTATGTAGGGGCTGAGAGGAGTTTTGTGGAGCTATGTAATGAGCTTGCAAAGCAAGAAGAGATAGTAGCTTTAGTGGTGAGAGGGTGCGAGTACAAAGAGAGGTTTTTTCCAAAAGTCGAAGTAATTGAACTGCATTCCAATCCCTCCAGATACAATCCATTTCTCTATCTAGAGATTGCAAAAATTATCAAAAAATTGCAGCCAGATATTGTCCATGCTCATTCTGCAAAAGCAACGCAGATTCTCTATCGATTGTGGAGATTTATGAAGTTTGCATTTGTAGCGACAAAAAGGAATACGAGAAAAGATAAGATCTTTCATAAAGTTCCATATCCTGTGACTGTCTCTAAGCAGGCCGCAAAGATTGTAGATAATCCCAATACTACAGTTATTTATGATGGCATAATACCTCATGAAGTTGCATGCAACAAAGAAGATATTTTTACTATACTCGCTATTGGAGCACTGCGACCAGTAAAGTGCTTTGACGATCTTATTGAGAGTGTAAGAGATCTTGATTTTCCATTCAAGCTTTGGATTGTTGGAGAGGGAGAAGAGAGAGAAAAATTAGAAAATCTCATCCAAAAATATGATCTTCAAGGAAAAGTAGAGCTTTTGGGATATAGAGAAGATACACCATGTTTGCAAAAACGTGCACATCTGCAAATCATTAACTCTGAGCGAGAGGGATTTGCAAGAGTATTGAAAGAGGGGCTATTTTATAGTGATGTAGTTATATCAACACCAGTGAGTGGATCGGTGGAGATATTGAGCAAAAAACTACTCTTTGCACATGGAGAAGCTGCTCAAAAGATTCAAGATATATATAACAATTATGAAGAGTATAAAAAAGAGTTTGCAAAAATTAAAGAGATGTATGCAAAAGATTTTTTGCTGCAAAAGAGTGCACAAAAATATCTCAATCTCTATAAGAGAGTACTGAGCAAGAAAGGCTAG